The following proteins come from a genomic window of Microtus ochrogaster isolate Prairie Vole_2 chromosome 7, MicOch1.0, whole genome shotgun sequence:
- the Ccnf gene encoding cyclin-F, with translation MGSGGVIHCRCAKCFCYPTKRRLKRRPRNLTILSLPEDVLFHILKWLSVGDILAVRAVHSHLKYLVDNHASVWASASFQELWPSPKNLKLFERAAEKGNFEAAVKLGIAYLYNEGLSVSDEACAEVNGLKASRFFSMAEKLNMGSEPFIWLFIRPPWSASGSCCKAVVHDSLRTECQLQKAHKASILHCLGRVLNLFEDEEKRKQAHSLFEESALQGCLASSYLLWESDRRLDMSDPGRCLHNFRKLRDYAAKGCWEAQLALAKACASGSQLGLEGKACNETVCQLFQASRAVNKQKVFSVQKGLSDTMRYILIDWLVEVATMKDFTSLCLHLTVECVDRYLRRRLVPRYKLQLLGIACMVICTRFISKEILTIREAVWLTDNTYKYEDLVRMMGEIISALEGKIRVPTVVDYKEVLLTLVPVAPRTQHLCSFLCELSLLHTSLSIYAPARLASAALLLARLMHGEIQPWTTYLWDLTGFSYNDLTPCVLSLHKKCFHDDAPKDYRQVSLIAVKQRFEDKCYDEISQEAVLSYAELCTALGVKQESPEPPSFPSTGEIHTFFSSPSGRRSKRKRENSLQEDRGSFVTTPTAELSSQEETLLGSLLDWSLDCCSGYEGDQESEGEKEGDVTAPSGLLDVTVVYMNPEQHCCQESSDEEAWPEDKSHQAPPTPAPGPLLSNRGDLGKDITTSGYSSVSSASPISSLDGGMGGSPQSTSVLSVGSYSNTKPCHHQAKKSCLQCRPPNSPENGVHQQRVKRQNLSVHSDEDTNLGFLKL, from the exons ATGGGGAGCGGCGGTG TAATCCATTGTAGGTGTGCCAAGTGTTTCTGTTATCCTACCAAGCGAAGACTCAAAAGAAGACCCCGAAACTTAACCATCTTGAGTCTCCCAGAAGATGTACTCTTCCATATCCTGAAATGGCTTTCTGTCGGGGACATCCTTGCTGTCCGAGCT GTGCACTCCCACCTGAAGTACCTGGTAGACAACCATGCCAGCGTGTGGGCATCTGCCAGCTTCCAAGAGCTGTGGCCTTCTCCGAAGAACCTGAAGCTCTTTGAAAG GGCTGCTGAAAAGGGAAACTTCGAAGCTGCTGTGAAGTTGGGAATCGCCTACCTCTACAATGAAGGCT TATCTGTGTCGGATGAGGCCTGTGCGGAAGTGAATGGCCTGAAGGCCTCTCGCTTCTTTAGTATGGCTGAGAAGTTGAATATGGGTTCTGAGCCCTTTATCTGGCTCTTCATCCGCCCACCATGGTCAGCATCTGGAAGCTGCTGCAAGGCCGTGGTCCACGACAGCCTCAGGACAGAGTGCCAGTTACAGAAA GCTCATAAAGCTTCCATACTACACTGCTTGGGAAGAGTGCTAAATCTTTTTGAG GAcgaagagaaaaggaagcaggctCACAGCCTCTTTGAGGAGTCTGCTCTTCAGGGATGCTTGGCTAGCTCATACCTCCTTTGGGAAAGTGACAGAAGGCTAGAT ATGTCTGATCCTGGACGATGCCTCCACAACTTCCGGAAACTCAGGGACTATGCTGCCAAAGGCTGTTGGGAAGCACAG cTGGCCTTGGCCAAAGCCTGTGCAAGTGGAAGCCAGCTTGGACTAGAGGGGAAAGCCTGCAATGAAACGGTCTGCCAGCTGTTCCAGGCCTCCAGGGCTGTCAACAAGCAAAAGGTCTTCTCTGTGCAGAAGGGGCTCAGTGACACGATGAG GTACATCCTCATCGACTGGTTGGTAGAAGTTGCCACAATGAAGGACTTCACGAGCCTATGTCTCCACCTGACAGTGGAGTGTGTAGACCGGTACTTGCGGAGGAGGCTGGTACCCCGGTACAAGCTCCAGCTTCTCGGCATTGCCTGCATGGTCATCTGTACCCG GTTCATCAGCAAAGAGATTCTGACAATTAGAGAAGCTGTGTGGCTCACAGACAACACGTACAAGTACGAGGACCTGGTCCGGATGATGGGAGAGATCATCTCTGCTCTGGAAGGGAAGATTCGA GTCCCTACTGTGGTTGACTACAAAGAGGTCTTGCTGACACTGGTCCCTGTTGCACCCAGAACCCAGCACCTGTGCAGCTTTCTCTGCGAGCTCTCCCTGCTGCACACCAGCCTGTCCATCTACGCCCCAGCCCGCCTCGCCTCTGCAGCCCTGCTCCTGGCCAGGCTGATGCATGGGGAGA TACAGCCTTGGACCACTTACCTGTGGGACCTCACTGGGTTCTCTTACAACGACCTCACGCCCTGCGTCTTGAGCCTTCATAAAAAGTG tttccatgACGATGCCCCCAAGGACTACAGACAAGTCTCTCTGATTGCTGTGAAGCAGCGCTTTGAGGATAAGTGCTACGATGAGATCAGCCAGGAAGCG GTACTGAGCTATGCAGAGCTGTGCACTGCACTGGGAGTGAAGCAGGAGAGCCCAGAGCCCCCGTCTTTCCCCAGCACAGGAGAGATCCACACCTTCTTCAGCTCACCCTCCGGGAGGAGGAGCAAACG GAAGCGGGAGAACAGCCTTCAGGAGGACAGGGGCAGCTTTGTCACCACGCCCACCGCAGAACTGTCGAGCCAGGAGGAGACATTGCTGGGGAGCCTTCTGGACTGGAGCCTGGACTGCTGCTCTGGCTATGAAGGAGACCAGGAGAgcgaaggagagaaggagggtgaCG TTACAGCTCCCAGTGGACTCCTTGACGTCACTGTGGTCTACATGAACCCGGAACAGCACTGCTGTCAGGAGTCCAGCGATGAGGAGGCCTGGCCAGAGGACAAGAGCCACCAGGCACCtccaactccagctcctgggcccCTTCTCAGCAACAGGGGAGATCTGGGCAAGGACATCACAACCTCTGGATACTCTTCCGTCAGCAGCGCGAGTCCCATCAGCTCCCTGGATGGTGGCATGGGGGGCTCTCCCCAATCTACCTCAGTGCTGTCTGTGGGCAGCTACTCAAACACAAAGCCTTGCCACCATCAGGCCAAAAAATCATGTTTACAGTGTCGCCCCCCAAACTCTCCAGAGAATGGTGTTCACCAGCAGCGGGTAAAGCGCCAAAACCTGTCAGTGCACAGTGATGAAGACACGAACTTAGGCTTCCTGAAGCTCTGA